In one window of Miscanthus floridulus cultivar M001 chromosome 12, ASM1932011v1, whole genome shotgun sequence DNA:
- the LOC136496130 gene encoding uncharacterized protein → MRMFQSQPATLKCKRNAVETLTRPTVTKFPNLSLIPTAATQSLSRFSLSRSPLAFRSRRRRRHPHTLLLPHHLRPALPASASTSLHALRASVRRAASRAASGRGEGVRRHEGAAPPAAAWGLDPGWTRGAAPPLAAQRPSGGGTGPGARIDSGRVPSGSGAARDLFRWRRSSQELVTAATTVDLDFITENYGIYAGGGELFERICNAGRFSEDESRFFFQQLISGVSYCHSMSFMLHSQPKSTVRTPAYISPEVHAVVQIGSKPL, encoded by the exons ATGCGGATGTTCCAGTCGCAGCCGGCGACGCTGAAG TGCAAACGAAACGCAGTTGAAACCCTAACCCGCCCCACCGTTACAAAATTTCCCAATCTCTCTCTCATTCCCACCGCCGCCACCCAGTCTCTCTCTCGTTTCTCTTTGTCGCGCAGTCCTCTTGCTTTTCgttctcgccgccgccgccgccacccgcaCACTCTCTTGCTTCCGCACCACCTGCGACCTGCCCTACCCGCCTCCGCGTCGACATCCTTACACGCACTACGCGCATCCGTGCGGCGTGCAGCAAGCCGGGCAGCCAGCGGTAGAGGCGAGGGCGTGAGACGACACGAGGGCGCGGCACCTCCGGCGGCGGCATGGGGCCTAGATCCCGGATGGACGCGGGGCGCGGCACCTCCGTTGGCGGCGCAGCGTCCCTCCGGCGGCGGCACGGGGCCTGGAGCCCGGATCGACTCAGGGCGCGTCCCCTCCGGCAGCGGCGCGGCCAGGGACCTCTTTCGGTGGCGGCGCTCATCCCAGGAGCTTGTGACGGCGGCGACTACGGTGGATCTAGACTTCATTACAGAAAA TTATGGAATATATGCTGGTGGTGGTGAGCTATTTGAAAGGATCTGCAATGCTGGAAGATTTAGTGAGGATGAG TCAAGATTCTTCTTCCAACAACTGATTTCAGGAGTTAGCTATTGTCATTCAATG TCCTTTATGTTGCACTCTCAACCAAAATCAACTGTCAGGACACCAGCTTACATTTCTCCAGAGGTCCATGCTGTTGTACAAATTGGCTCAAAACCCCTCTAA